One Oceanithermus desulfurans DNA segment encodes these proteins:
- the tkt gene encoding transketolase, translating into MTQETPIEKLAINALRFLAADAVEAAKSGHPGMPMGAAPMAYVLWHDFLKHNPADPRWPDRDRFVLSAGHGSMLLYALLHLSGYDLPLEELKRFRQWGSKTPGHPEYGHTPGVEVTTGPLGQGISTAVGLALAEYKLAAEFNRERFRIVDHHTYVIASDGDLMEGVASEASSLAGHWKLGKLIVLWDDNRISIDGSTALAFSEDVLARYKAYGWQTLVVEDGNDTGEIRAAIEVARAHTAAPTLIAVRTHIGYGSPKQDTPDAHGAPLGEEALAETRKKLGWPYPPFEVPEEVYAHYHRALDKGLAAQEAWEQRFEAYSWEFPELGEAFTRRVVQGALPAGWRERLPRFEAGAKVATRKASGQVLAALSPHLPELVGGSADLTPSNNTKAPDMADFSPENPTGRYVHYGVREHAMGAILNGLALHGGWRPYGGTFLVFSDYMRGAVRLAALMGTPVVYVWTHDSIAIGEDGPTHQPVEQLMSLRALPNLWVIRPADAAETAMAWRMALERSSGPTALILTRQGLPVLDRERYAPAEEALKGGYVLSEPPEPPRGVLVATGSEVALALEAQRRLAEEGLPVRVVSLPCFEAFEAQDAAYRRAVLPPELPALAVEAGATLGWERYADEVIGLDRFGASAPGEVVYRELGFTAERVAERMKALVEG; encoded by the coding sequence ATGACGCAAGAAACCCCCATCGAAAAGCTTGCGATCAACGCGCTAAGGTTCCTGGCCGCCGACGCGGTGGAGGCGGCGAAGTCGGGCCACCCGGGCATGCCCATGGGCGCGGCGCCGATGGCCTACGTGCTGTGGCACGACTTCCTCAAGCACAACCCCGCCGACCCGCGCTGGCCCGACCGTGACCGCTTCGTGCTCTCGGCGGGCCACGGATCGATGCTGCTCTACGCGCTCCTGCACCTCAGCGGCTACGACCTGCCGCTCGAGGAGCTGAAACGCTTCCGCCAGTGGGGTTCGAAGACGCCGGGCCACCCCGAGTACGGCCACACCCCCGGCGTCGAGGTGACCACCGGGCCGCTGGGGCAGGGGATCAGCACCGCCGTGGGGCTGGCCCTCGCCGAGTACAAGCTCGCGGCCGAGTTCAACCGCGAGCGCTTCCGGATCGTCGACCACCACACCTACGTGATCGCCTCCGACGGCGACCTGATGGAGGGCGTCGCCTCCGAGGCCTCGAGCCTCGCGGGGCACTGGAAGCTGGGGAAGCTGATCGTCCTCTGGGACGACAACCGCATCTCCATCGACGGTTCCACCGCGCTGGCTTTCAGCGAGGACGTGCTGGCGCGCTACAAGGCCTACGGCTGGCAGACCCTGGTCGTCGAGGACGGCAACGACACCGGCGAGATCCGCGCGGCCATCGAGGTCGCCCGCGCCCACACCGCCGCCCCGACGCTGATCGCGGTGCGCACCCACATCGGCTACGGCAGCCCTAAGCAGGACACCCCGGACGCCCACGGGGCGCCCCTGGGGGAAGAGGCGCTGGCGGAGACGCGCAAGAAGCTGGGCTGGCCCTACCCGCCCTTCGAGGTGCCCGAGGAGGTCTACGCCCACTACCACCGCGCCCTGGACAAGGGGCTGGCGGCCCAGGAGGCCTGGGAGCAGCGTTTCGAGGCCTACAGCTGGGAGTTCCCGGAGCTGGGGGAGGCGTTCACCCGCCGGGTCGTGCAGGGCGCGCTGCCCGCGGGCTGGCGCGAGCGGCTGCCCCGCTTCGAGGCCGGGGCCAAGGTGGCCACGCGCAAGGCCAGCGGCCAGGTGCTGGCCGCGCTCTCGCCCCATCTGCCCGAGCTCGTGGGCGGCTCGGCCGACCTGACGCCCTCGAACAACACCAAGGCCCCCGACATGGCCGACTTCTCGCCGGAAAATCCCACGGGGCGCTACGTTCACTACGGGGTGCGCGAGCACGCGATGGGGGCGATCCTGAACGGTCTGGCGCTGCACGGGGGCTGGCGCCCCTACGGCGGCACCTTCCTGGTCTTCTCCGACTACATGCGCGGGGCGGTGCGCCTCGCGGCGCTGATGGGCACCCCCGTCGTCTACGTCTGGACCCACGACTCGATCGCCATCGGCGAGGACGGCCCCACCCACCAGCCCGTCGAGCAGCTGATGAGCCTCAGGGCGCTTCCCAACCTGTGGGTGATCCGGCCCGCCGACGCCGCCGAGACCGCCATGGCCTGGCGCATGGCGCTCGAGCGCTCCTCCGGCCCCACCGCGCTGATCCTCACCCGCCAGGGGCTGCCGGTGCTCGACCGCGAGCGCTACGCACCCGCCGAGGAGGCCCTGAAGGGGGGCTACGTCCTCAGCGAACCCCCGGAGCCGCCGCGCGGCGTCCTCGTCGCCACCGGCAGTGAGGTGGCCCTGGCGCTCGAGGCGCAACGGCGGCTCGCGGAAGAGGGCCTGCCCGTCCGCGTCGTCAGCCTGCCCTGCTTCGAGGCCTTCGAGGCCCAGGACGCCGCCTACCGGCGCGCGGTGCTCCCGCCCGAGTTGCCGGCGCTCGCCGTCGAGGCCGGGGCGACGCTGGGCTGGGAACGCTACGCCGACGAGGTGATCGGCCTCGACCGCTTCGGGGCCAGCGCCCCGGGCGAGGTCGTCTACCGCGAGCTGGGCTTCACCGCGGAGCGCGTGGCCGAGCGGATGAAGGCGCTGGTGGAGGGGTAG
- a CDS encoding quinate 5-dehydrogenase, which translates to MKRVVSVSIGSSKRDSKTEAEFLGQRFSIERIGTDGSFEKAIQLIRELDADPEVAAIGLGGIDLYLYAAGRRYTIRDALKLARAAKRTPVVDGSGLKHTLERKVVHDLDGELHWKERKVVMTSAVDRFGMAEALWEHGAEMVFGDLIFGLGVPVPIRTLQGLRILARILLPVFTRLPFKMLYPTGEKQEKQIQDWRGKYYDWADVIAGDFLYIKRFMPPSIAGKIVLTNTTTAEDVEMLRARGAAMLITTTPRLGGRSFGTNVMEGVIVALAGKYPLGESDYLEYIDRLGLGPNVTRFAGSE; encoded by the coding sequence ATGAAAAGGGTCGTCAGCGTATCCATCGGGTCCTCGAAGCGCGATTCCAAGACCGAGGCCGAGTTTTTAGGCCAGCGCTTTTCCATCGAGCGCATCGGCACCGACGGCAGCTTCGAGAAGGCCATCCAGCTCATCCGCGAGCTCGACGCCGACCCCGAGGTGGCCGCGATCGGGCTCGGCGGCATCGACCTCTACCTCTACGCCGCGGGCCGCCGCTACACCATCCGCGACGCCCTCAAGCTGGCGCGCGCCGCGAAGCGAACACCCGTCGTCGACGGTTCGGGACTCAAGCACACCCTCGAGCGCAAGGTGGTGCACGACCTCGACGGCGAGCTGCACTGGAAGGAGCGCAAGGTCGTCATGACCTCGGCGGTCGACCGCTTCGGCATGGCCGAGGCGCTGTGGGAGCACGGCGCGGAGATGGTCTTCGGCGACCTGATCTTCGGCCTGGGCGTGCCCGTACCCATCCGTACCCTGCAGGGCCTGCGCATCCTGGCGCGCATCCTGCTGCCCGTCTTCACCCGGCTGCCCTTCAAGATGCTCTACCCCACGGGCGAAAAGCAGGAGAAGCAGATCCAGGACTGGCGCGGTAAGTACTACGACTGGGCCGACGTGATCGCCGGCGACTTCCTCTACATCAAGCGCTTCATGCCCCCCTCCATCGCGGGCAAGATCGTGCTCACCAACACCACCACCGCGGAGGACGTGGAGATGCTGCGCGCGCGGGGAGCGGCGATGCTGATCACCACCACCCCCCGCCTCGGCGGGCGCAGCTTTGGCACCAACGTCATGGAGGGTGTGATCGTCGCGCTGGCGGGCAAGTACCCGCTGGGCGAGTCCGACTACCTCGAGTACATCGACCGGCTGGGCCTGGGGCCCAACGTCACCCGCTTCGCCGGAAGCGAATAA
- the efp gene encoding elongation factor P gives MISVTDLRPGTKVEMDGALWECVDYQHQKIGRGGAKVVAKFKNLETGATVERTFNSGEKLKDIFVEAREMQYLYPEGDDLVLMDLETYEQYHVPRAAAGEAGKFLKEGITLIADVYDGRVIKVTPPTVVELEVTEAPPGIKGDTASGGSKPATLETGAVVNVPLFVEAGEVIKIDTRTGEYAGRA, from the coding sequence ATGATCAGCGTAACCGACCTGAGACCCGGCACCAAGGTGGAGATGGACGGCGCCCTGTGGGAGTGCGTCGACTATCAGCACCAGAAGATCGGCCGCGGCGGCGCCAAGGTGGTGGCCAAGTTCAAGAACCTCGAGACCGGCGCCACCGTCGAACGCACCTTCAACTCCGGCGAGAAGCTGAAGGACATCTTCGTCGAGGCGCGGGAGATGCAGTACCTCTACCCCGAAGGCGACGACCTGGTGCTCATGGACCTGGAGACCTACGAGCAATACCACGTTCCCCGCGCGGCCGCGGGCGAGGCCGGGAAGTTCCTCAAGGAGGGGATCACCCTGATCGCCGACGTCTACGACGGGCGGGTAATCAAGGTCACGCCCCCCACCGTCGTCGAGCTCGAGGTCACCGAGGCCCCGCCGGGCATCAAGGGCGACACCGCCTCGGGCGGCTCCAAGCCCGCCACCCTCGAGACCGGAGCGGTGGTCAACGTCCCGCTCTTCGTCGAGGCCGGCGAGGTTATCAAGATCGACACCCGCACCGGCGAATACGCCGGCCGGGCCTAG
- the accB gene encoding acetyl-CoA carboxylase biotin carboxyl carrier protein, giving the protein MNAKEIKAILQAMVATETDELTLETPDFKLSVRRSVPAPPHAPAPAPLPAAAPAAPVPAAPPPAAEAPAAAPPEPAAETAPEAGECPGCVEITAPIVGTFYRKPAPDAEPFVNVGDRIEKGQVVCIIEAMKLFNEIESEVSGVVRKILVEDGEPVEYGQPLFLVEPA; this is encoded by the coding sequence GTGAACGCCAAGGAGATCAAGGCCATCCTGCAGGCGATGGTGGCCACCGAGACCGACGAACTGACGCTCGAGACCCCCGACTTCAAACTGTCGGTGCGGCGCAGCGTGCCCGCGCCGCCCCACGCGCCCGCTCCGGCGCCGCTTCCCGCGGCCGCGCCGGCCGCCCCCGTGCCCGCGGCGCCGCCACCCGCGGCCGAGGCACCCGCAGCGGCGCCCCCCGAGCCGGCGGCCGAGACCGCTCCCGAGGCAGGCGAGTGCCCCGGTTGCGTCGAGATCACCGCACCCATCGTGGGCACCTTCTACCGCAAGCCCGCCCCCGACGCCGAACCCTTCGTGAACGTGGGCGACCGCATCGAGAAGGGGCAGGTCGTCTGCATCATCGAGGCGATGAAGCTCTTCAACGAGATCGAGTCCGAGGTTTCCGGCGTCGTCCGCAAGATCCTGGTCGAGGACGGCGAGCCCGTCGAGTACGGCCAGCCGCTCTTCCTCGTCGAGCCGGCCTAG
- the accC gene encoding acetyl-CoA carboxylase biotin carboxylase subunit, with product MFKKVLIANRGEIALRILRAARELGVRTVVVHSKADADSLPVLLADEAICIGPPSPQQSYLNIPNILSAAIISGADAIHPGYGFLAENAQFAEMTAEHGITFIGPTPENMRMLGDKATARRIAREAGVPVVPGTDALENVEQALAAAAEIGYPIILKASAGGGGRGMRVVHNPEDLENAVLQAQEEARAAFGNPEIYLEKYVEEPKHVEVQVLGDGERVVHLWERDCSIQRRHQKLLEEAPSILPDEVRQGLVSAAVKLAEHIGYTSAGTLEFLVDREGHYYFIEMNTRIQVEHPVTEMITGVDLVAEQFRIAAGEGLRLHQEEIEARGHAIEVRINAEDPDRNFRPSIGKIETLLWPGGNGVRIDSHVYTGYQIPSQYDSLIGKVIVWGADREEAIRRMKRALSETVVDGPGLKTTVPFHKKVLDNAFFRRGAIYTNFIARRMSE from the coding sequence ATGTTCAAGAAAGTCCTCATCGCCAACCGCGGCGAGATCGCTCTGCGCATCCTGCGGGCGGCGCGCGAGCTGGGCGTGCGCACCGTGGTGGTGCACTCCAAAGCCGACGCCGACAGCCTGCCGGTGCTGCTGGCCGACGAGGCCATCTGCATCGGGCCGCCCAGCCCCCAGCAGAGCTACCTCAACATCCCCAACATTCTCTCGGCCGCCATCATCAGCGGCGCCGACGCCATCCATCCCGGCTACGGCTTCCTCGCCGAGAACGCCCAGTTCGCGGAGATGACGGCGGAACACGGCATCACCTTCATCGGGCCCACGCCCGAGAACATGCGCATGCTCGGGGACAAGGCCACCGCGCGCCGCATCGCCCGCGAGGCGGGGGTGCCGGTGGTTCCTGGCACCGACGCGCTGGAGAACGTGGAGCAGGCCCTCGCCGCCGCCGCTGAGATCGGCTATCCGATCATCCTCAAGGCCTCGGCGGGGGGCGGCGGCCGCGGCATGCGGGTGGTGCACAACCCCGAAGACCTCGAAAACGCGGTGCTGCAGGCGCAGGAGGAGGCGCGCGCCGCCTTCGGCAACCCCGAGATCTACCTGGAGAAGTACGTCGAGGAGCCCAAGCACGTCGAGGTCCAGGTCCTGGGCGACGGCGAGCGGGTGGTGCACCTGTGGGAGCGCGACTGCTCGATCCAGCGGCGGCACCAGAAGCTGCTCGAGGAGGCCCCCTCGATCCTCCCGGACGAGGTGCGCCAGGGCCTGGTCAGCGCCGCGGTCAAGCTGGCCGAGCACATCGGCTACACCTCCGCGGGGACGCTCGAGTTCCTGGTCGATCGCGAGGGCCACTACTACTTCATCGAGATGAACACCCGCATCCAGGTCGAGCACCCGGTCACCGAGATGATCACCGGCGTGGACCTGGTGGCCGAGCAGTTCCGCATCGCCGCTGGCGAGGGCCTGCGCCTGCACCAGGAAGAGATCGAGGCCCGCGGCCACGCCATCGAGGTGCGGATCAACGCCGAGGACCCCGACCGCAACTTCCGACCCTCGATCGGCAAGATCGAGACCCTGCTCTGGCCCGGAGGGAACGGCGTCCGCATCGACTCCCACGTCTACACCGGCTACCAGATCCCCAGCCAGTACGACTCGCTCATCGGCAAGGTGATCGTCTGGGGGGCCGACCGCGAGGAGGCCATCCGGCGCATGAAGCGGGCGCTCTCCGAGACCGTCGTGGACGGCCCCGGCCTGAAGACGACCGTCCCCTTCCACAAAAAGGTGCTCGACAACGCCTTCTTCCGCCGCGGCGCGATCTATACCAACTTCATCGCGCGCCGCATGTCGGAGTGA
- a CDS encoding Asp23/Gls24 family envelope stress response protein: MVEYELSDAAIIGIITLSLEGLEGARLASGGGRSVGDVLSGRRGRPVRISREEGRIRVELQLVARYGEPLRELAEQVQRTVYDVLTATTGLKVEAVDVVFADVTAEGEHAA, encoded by the coding sequence ATGGTGGAGTACGAGCTCAGCGACGCGGCGATCATCGGCATCATCACCCTGAGCCTCGAGGGGCTCGAAGGCGCGCGGCTGGCCAGCGGCGGCGGCCGCAGCGTGGGCGACGTGCTCTCGGGCCGCCGCGGCCGCCCGGTGCGCATCTCCCGCGAGGAGGGGCGCATCCGGGTCGAGCTGCAGCTGGTGGCCCGCTACGGCGAGCCGCTCCGGGAGCTGGCCGAGCAGGTGCAGCGCACCGTCTACGACGTGCTCACGGCCACGACCGGGCTCAAGGTCGAGGCCGTGGACGTGGTCTTCGCCGACGTGACCGCCGAGGGGGAGCATGCGGCGTAG
- the nusB gene encoding transcription antitermination factor NusB translates to MRRRARELAFKVLFEHLQGDVPLEEAWRHALEGEELDEEGLAFARRLVDGFARRAAEVDRILAETVEGWDFGQMSKTDLAVLRLATYEMLYEDTPFAPLIEVAVKIAGKYGGEDSGKFVNGVLARLKRRIDAGELTAAPKKD, encoded by the coding sequence ATGCGGCGTAGGGCGCGCGAGCTGGCCTTCAAGGTGCTGTTCGAACATCTCCAGGGCGACGTGCCGCTGGAGGAGGCCTGGCGGCACGCGCTCGAGGGGGAGGAGCTGGACGAAGAGGGCCTCGCCTTCGCCCGCCGCCTCGTGGACGGCTTCGCCCGCCGCGCCGCCGAGGTGGACCGCATCCTGGCCGAGACCGTCGAGGGCTGGGACTTCGGCCAGATGTCCAAGACCGACCTGGCGGTGCTGCGCCTGGCCACCTACGAGATGCTCTACGAGGACACCCCCTTCGCGCCGCTGATCGAGGTGGCCGTCAAGATCGCGGGCAAGTACGGCGGGGAGGACTCCGGAAAGTTCGTCAACGGCGTGCTCGCGCGGCTCAAGCGGCGCATCGACGCCGGGGAGCTCACCGCCGCGCCCAAGAAGGACTGA
- a CDS encoding bifunctional 5,10-methylenetetrahydrofolate dehydrogenase/5,10-methenyltetrahydrofolate cyclohydrolase, translated as MSGHEVAKSVYAELREVLAGLGYTPALRVVRLGEDPASVSYTRLKDKRARELGLDSRVLALPEATSQEELLELVARLNADPAVDGILVQLPLPRHVDAQAVLEAIDPAKDVDGFHPFNVGRLWSGGRALRPCTPSGILRILDHYGIALEGKEAVVVGRSNIVGKPLAALLLERNATVTVAHSRTRDLASVTRRAEVLVAAAGRPGTITPAMVREGAVLVDVGVNRVGDKLVGDVDPEAWAKSSAYTPVPGGVGPMTVAMLLANTVQAARWRRG; from the coding sequence ATGAGCGGTCACGAGGTGGCGAAATCTGTCTATGCGGAGCTGCGCGAGGTGCTGGCGGGCCTCGGCTACACGCCGGCGCTGCGGGTTGTGCGGCTGGGCGAGGACCCCGCTTCGGTCTCCTACACCCGGCTCAAGGACAAACGGGCCCGGGAGCTGGGCCTCGACAGCCGGGTGCTCGCGCTGCCCGAGGCCACCTCCCAGGAGGAGCTGCTCGAACTCGTCGCCCGGCTCAACGCCGACCCGGCCGTGGACGGCATCCTGGTGCAGCTGCCGCTACCGCGGCACGTGGACGCCCAGGCCGTGCTGGAGGCGATCGACCCCGCCAAGGACGTGGACGGCTTCCACCCCTTCAACGTGGGCCGGCTCTGGTCGGGCGGGCGCGCGCTGCGCCCCTGCACGCCCTCGGGGATCCTGCGCATCCTCGACCACTACGGGATCGCGCTCGAGGGTAAGGAGGCCGTGGTGGTAGGGCGCAGCAACATCGTCGGCAAGCCGCTGGCGGCGCTGCTGCTGGAGCGTAACGCCACGGTCACGGTGGCGCACTCGCGCACCCGCGACCTGGCGTCGGTGACCCGCCGCGCCGAGGTGCTGGTGGCGGCGGCGGGCCGTCCCGGCACGATCACGCCGGCGATGGTGCGCGAGGGCGCGGTGCTGGTGGACGTGGGCGTCAACCGCGTAGGAGACAAGCTGGTGGGCGACGTCGACCCCGAGGCCTGGGCGAAGAGCTCGGCCTACACCCCGGTGCCCGGGGGCGTGGGGCCGATGACCGTGGCCATGCTGCTCGCCAACACGGTGCAGGCGGCGAGGTGGCGCCGGGGATGA
- a CDS encoding divergent PAP2 family protein — protein sequence MKALLANEVLWAALIANFVAQGLKLMIHYLFERRWSWERLLESGGMPSSHSAMVTALATGVGFVAGLDSVAFAVALVFALIVMYDATGIRRAAGQQAELLNDLVEELRAVLHEGFKPKPLKELLGHTYLEVLMGAILGVVVAWLYVVR from the coding sequence ATGAAGGCGCTTTTGGCCAATGAGGTGCTGTGGGCCGCGTTGATCGCCAACTTCGTGGCTCAGGGCCTCAAGCTGATGATCCACTACCTCTTCGAGCGCCGCTGGTCCTGGGAGCGCCTGCTCGAGTCAGGGGGCATGCCCAGCAGCCACTCGGCGATGGTGACGGCGCTCGCGACCGGGGTGGGCTTCGTCGCGGGGCTCGACAGCGTCGCTTTCGCGGTGGCCCTGGTCTTCGCGCTGATCGTGATGTACGACGCCACCGGGATCCGGCGCGCCGCCGGCCAGCAGGCCGAGCTGCTCAACGATCTGGTCGAGGAGCTGCGGGCTGTGCTGCACGAGGGTTTCAAGCCCAAGCCGCTGAAGGAGCTGCTGGGGCACACCTACCTCGAGGTGCTCATGGGCGCGATCCTGGGCGTGGTCGTGGCCTGGCTCTACGTCGTCCGCTAG